Proteins encoded by one window of Rhodospirillaceae bacterium:
- the rdgB gene encoding non-canonical purine NTP pyrophosphatase, RdgB/HAM1 family gives MRAILAPLNLKVIAASDMQLKEPVEDGDTFAANAEIKATSASRSTGLPAIADDSGLVVPALNGCPGIYSARWAGPEKNYTKAINLIKTRLGNLSKNAHFTCALTVSXPSGICQTFIGQVFGRLTFPSRGTKGFGYDPIFIPDGYSETFGEMDQNTKHAISHRSQAFNQLREELL, from the coding sequence ATGCGGGCTATTCTTGCTCCCCTTAATTTGAAGGTCATAGCAGCGTCGGATATGCAACTGAAAGAGCCTGTCGAAGATGGCGACACCTTTGCCGCCAACGCCGAAATTAAGGCAACCAGCGCAAGCCGATCGACAGGATTACCCGCCATTGCAGATGACTCGGGCCTGGTAGTGCCTGCCCTCAACGGCTGCCCGGGGATTTATTCAGCTCGCTGGGCCGGGCCTGAAAAAAATTACACAAAGGCCATTAACCTAATAAAAACACGATTAGGTAACCTGAGTAAAAATGCTCACTTTACATGCGCCCTCACTGTCTCANTTCCCTCTGGTATATGCCAAACCTTTATAGGGCAAGTGTTTGGACGGCTAACGTTCCCGTCCCGGGGAACAAAAGGCTTCGGCTACGATCCAATCTTTATACCAGACGGCTACTCCGAAACATTTGGCGAGATGGACCAAAACACTAAACATGCAATAAGCCACCGCTCCCAGGCATTCAACCAATTGCGCGAGGAGCTACTGTAA
- a CDS encoding coproporphyrinogen III oxidase, protein MPTTIPNINHALRCQSQEQADLAIYVHWPYCLSKCPYCDFNSHVEQSVPPSDWSAAIRKQIKEGAKLLGPRKITSIFFGGGTPSLMEPKIVGEIIDQIGQQWHLQDSVEITLEANPNSSEAEKFADLRNAGVNRLSLGVQSLVDRDLKFLGREHTAREARAAAEIARDTFTHSSIDLIYSRPAQTMDQWEKELREAIGLVGDHISVYQLTIERGTAFYARQKSGXLLIPNDDTAVQLYRQTQSLLCDLGLPAYEISNHAHPGSESQHNLAYWLYKDYLGVGPGAHSRXTLDGRIYALSQLRSPAKWFRESKMGNFLENCRDSLSLLQSTREIVIMGLRLHQGISKXWFEKRTGHLLDEMLDFSVLRNLSVNNFIINNTEKLQLTTRGRPLLNAIIERLLP, encoded by the coding sequence ATGCCCACCACGATACCCAACATTAATCATGCCCTAAGATGCCAATCGCAAGAGCAGGCAGACCTCGCTATCTATGTGCATTGGCCGTATTGCCTCTCCAAATGTCCATATTGTGACTTTAATAGTCACGTTGAACAGAGTGTGCCCCCTAGCGATTGGAGCGCCGCCATTAGGAAGCAAATTAAGGAGGGAGCAAAGTTACTAGGACCTAGAAAAATAACCAGCATATTTTTTGGGGGTGGTACACCCTCGCTAATGGAGCCAAAAATAGTCGGAGAAATTATCGATCAAATCGGACAGCAGTGGCACCTTCAGGACAGTGTTGAGATTACCCTTGAGGCTAATCCAAATTCTTCCGAAGCAGAGAAATTTGCAGACCTTCGGAACGCTGGTGTTAATCGCCTGTCTTTAGGCGTCCAGTCTCTGGTTGATAGGGATCTTAAGTTTCTAGGCCGTGAACACACTGCGAGAGAAGCAAGGGCGGCCGCTGAGATCGCTCGTGATACCTTTACTCATTCCTCCATTGACCTCATTTACTCCCGTCCAGCCCAGACCATGGACCAGTGGGAGAAGGAACTAAGAGAGGCTATTGGGCTAGTGGGCGACCACATTTCCGTATATCAACTAACAATCGAAAGGGGGACAGCATTCTATGCCAGACAGAAAAGTGGCGNTCTTTTGATACCCAATGATGACACGGCTGTTCAGCTATATCGACAAACTCAGTCATTACTATGCGATTTGGGGCTACCTGCATACGAAATCTCCAACCACGCCCACCCGGGCAGCGAGAGCCAGCACAACCTGGCGTATTGGCTTTACAAGGACTACCTCGGCGTGGGACCAGGCGCTCACAGCCGCNTAACTTTAGATGGTCGAATTTACGCACTTTCTCAACTACGGTCCCCCGCAAAATGGTTTAGAGAAAGTAAGATGGGGAACTTTTTGGAAAACTGCCGGGACAGCCTAAGCCTATTGCAGAGCACAAGAGAAATAGTAATCATGGGATTACGCCTTCACCAGGGCATTAGCAAANAATGGTTTGAGAAACGTACGGGTCATCTCCTAGATGAAATGTTGGATTTCAGTGTCCTCAGGAATCTCTCCGTAAATAATTTCATCATAAATAACACGGAAAAACTTCAACTTACCACTCGCGGCCGCCCGCTCCTGAATGCTATCATTGAGCGACTGCTACCATAG
- the rsmI gene encoding 16S rRNA (cytidine(1402)-2'-O)-methyltransferase, giving the protein MDKSKSPDFAALVDNLRESYTAPPETGLYIVPTPIGNAEDITLRALKTLDSVDIIACEDTRHTGNLLSRYGIRTRRVAYHDHNGAKARRRLLSLLAGGASVALVXDAXTPLISDPGYKLVVEALEENVPVVPLPGPSAPTAALMSSGLPPDKYFFGGFLPSGGANRKRALNELTTISVTIIVLESPRKLGATLKDLYSALGDRKATLARELTKLHEHIERGGLAQLAERYQSKSENPRGELAIVIGPPTTQQLESLLRAQLEEVTEPLRLALEHMNTKSAVQYMANSTGLSKRVLYKRALELKKIKE; this is encoded by the coding sequence ATTGATAAAAGTAAAAGCCCTGATTTTGCTGCACTGGTTGACAACCTACGCGAAAGTTATACGGCACCACCTGAAACTGGCCTCTATATAGTCCCCACCCCTATAGGTAACGCCGAGGATATCACTTTAAGGGCACTGAAAACACTAGACAGTGTCGATATAATTGCTTGCGAAGATACTAGGCACACCGGAAACCTCTTGTCTCGATATGGAATACGCACCCGACGCGTAGCATATCATGATCACAATGGGGCCAAGGCTAGGAGAAGACTACTCAGCCTTTTGGCAGGAGGCGCCTCTGTTGCCTTGGTCTNCGATGCGGNCACCCCTTTGATATCCGACCCTGGGTATAAACTAGTGGTTGAGGCATTAGAGGAGAATGTGCCTGTAGTGCCCTTGCCCGGTCCCTCAGCGCCAACGGCCGCTTTAATGTCTTCTGGGTTGCCGCCCGACAAATATTTTTTTGGCGGTTTTTTGCCCAGTGGGGGCGCGAATCGGAAGCGCGCCTTGAATGAACTGACCACAATTTCCGTAACGATTATCGTCTTAGAATCCCCTAGAAAACTTGGCGCCACCCTGAAGGACTTGTATTCGGCTCTCGGCGACCGCAAGGCTACGCTAGCCCGCGAGTTAACAAAACTACATGAGCACATAGAGCGGGGAGGTCTAGCCCAATTGGCGGAAAGATATCAAAGCAAATCTGAAAACCCGAGGGGAGAGCTCGCAATCGTTATTGGCCCACCCACCACGCAACAGCTTGAATCTCTTCTGAGAGCCCAATTAGAAGAAGTCACCGAGCCCTTGCGCCTGGCCTTGGAACACATGAATACAAAAAGCGCTGTGCAATACATGGCTAACTCGACAGGGTTGAGTAAACGTGTGCTGTATAAAAGAGCCCTGGAGCTAAAAAAAATTAAGGAGTAG
- a CDS encoding glutathione synthase, producing MTLTIGVQMDPLXTIDPSADSTLALARAAQQRGHKLFHYLSTSLTLNMTEVXARTRSFXIDTNKDPFYRVGDETLSSLKMMDVILMRQDPPFDMAYITATHILEHLQPQTLIVNNPEAVRNSPEKLLVTHFPDVMPPTLITSDPXAARAFRAEHEDVIVKPLFGNGGASVFHIRRGDENFNVLLETLLGLSREPLIIQRYLPEVRRGDKRILLIDGAPVGAINRVPRDGEVRANMHVGATPKPTDLTSRDHDICQLIGPKLQREGLLFVGIDVIGNYLTEINVTSPTGIQEYERFTGVDLSHQFWDVIEKRXKT from the coding sequence ATGACGCTAACTATCGGAGTCCAGATGGATCCACTGGANACCATTGACCCGTCGGCCGATTCCACCCTTGCGCTCGCTCGTGCAGCCCAGCAGCGCGGCCACAAGCTATTTCATTACCTATCCACGTCCCTAACGTTAAACATGACGGAGGTGNTAGCCCGGACTAGATCTTTCNAAATCGATACGAATAAAGACCCCTTTTATAGAGTAGGGGATGAGACGTTATCGTCCCTCAAAATGATGGATGTCATTTTGATGCGCCAAGACCCACCTTTCGATATGGCATATATTACCGCAACCCACATTCTAGAACATCTCCAGCCGCAAACCCTGATAGTTAATAACCCAGAAGCGGTNCGAAACTCTCCTGAAAAACTCTTGGTGACACATTTCCCGGACGTAATGCCGCCCACCCTAATCACNTCGGATCCCGNAGCTGCGAGAGCTTTCCGTGCTGAACATGAAGATGTAATTGTTAAGCCCCTCTTCGGCAACGGTGGAGCAAGTGTTTTTCACATTCGGCGGGGAGACGAAAACTTCAATGTGCTTTTAGAAACACTGCTTGGCTTGTCACGTGAACCTTTGATTATTCAACGTTACTTGCCTGAAGTCCGACGCGGAGACAAACGCATATTATTGATTGATGGAGCACCAGTGGGCGCTATAAATCGCGTGCCCCGTGACGGGGAAGTCAGGGCAAATATGCACGTCGGCGCCACACCTAAACCGACTGACCTTACGTCACGAGATCATGATATTTGCCAACTAATCGGGCCCAAACTTCAGAGAGAGGGTCTATTATTCGTTGGGATAGATGTTATTGGGAACTATCTAACAGAGATCAATGTAACTTCGCCAACGGGCATTCAGGAGTACGAAAGATTTACAGGTGTCGACTTATCACATCAGTTTTGGGATGTGATAGAGAAACGANTAAAAACATAG
- a CDS encoding histidine triad nucleotide-binding protein, protein MVYNKENVFAQILRGQLEANKVYEDEHVLAFHDIAQLTPVHVLVIPKGEYVSLDDFVAQASDAELASYMRALGKVARMMGVAESGFRVVSNNGNDANQEVMHFHSHVFGGKRLGSGAERRN, encoded by the coding sequence ATGGTTTACAACAAAGAAAATGTGTTTGCTCAAATTTTGAGGGGGCAATTGGAGGCAAACAAGGTTTATGAGGACGAGCATGTTTTAGCTTTTCATGATATTGCCCAACTAACTCCTGTCCACGTTTTAGTGATACCCAAGGGAGAGTATGTATCTCTCGATGATTTTGTTGCCCAGGCTAGCGACGCAGAGCTGGCTTCCTACATGAGGGCCCTAGGGAAGGTTGCTAGGATGATGGGGGTGGCGGAGTCGGGTTTCCGAGTGGTTAGTAACAACGGCAACGACGCAAATCAGGAGGTAATGCATTTTCATAGCCATGTTTTCGGTGGCAAACGGCTGGGCAGTGGTGCCGAAAGACGAAATTAG
- the hisE gene encoding phosphoribosyl-ATP diphosphatase, whose product MADNSGIILAELFDVIRARRSADPKVSYVAGQFSGGKERIGQKVGEEAVEAVIAGVMDNKEGLVSESADLLFHLMMFWEINEVTPSDVYRELKRRQGISGLDSRKAGKHPSSR is encoded by the coding sequence ATGGCTGATAATTCAGGGATCATTTTGGCGGAGTTATTTGACGTTATCAGGGCGCGTCGTTCGGCCGATCCAAAGGTTTCGTATGTGGCTGGACAGTTTTCAGGTGGCAAAGAACGGATTGGCCAAAAAGTAGGTGAAGAGGCTGTGGAGGCCGTAATAGCTGGGGTAATGGATAATAAGGAAGGACTGGTTTCTGAAAGTGCTGACCTGTTATTTCATCTGATGATGTTTTGGGAGATTAATGAAGTAACGCCATCAGATGTTTATAGGGAATTGAAGAGGCGTCAGGGAATTTCCGGCTTAGACTCGCGCAAGGCGGGCAAACATCCTTCGTCCCGATAA